CCAACACGTGGCAGAGTTTAATTCAAGCGGCTCCTGAAAGTCAGATGATGCCGGCAAATGTTCttaagtatgaatttttttatttttatttttatttgaaattttgagatctgTAGAATTTTATGATAACTGTGAGATGCTTGACCCGGAATGGTCACTCTGCCGGAAGTGATctggagattttttaaaaatagttgaaaaaaaaaagggatggtataaaaatatgacgtagttttgaaattttttgttgggTCTTGTGGAAAGATGTTGGGAATTGAATGTACTTTGATACAGAGTGGATGAAGAAAGTTGTAAATTGCCGGAAGTATATTTAGTTTAGAAAATcaagtgataaattttaccgcggaaatttaaaagttattgggAAGGAAGTGGGAGTATACTGTAAATATCGGAGTAAATATTGAGTTATAGGAAAAATTgcaagagaccttttttgtagagctttgaattatctacaaaaaaggtgcctagtagttttttttttaaacttgataGTTATTGAGATATTTGgagtttaaaatattctaGGGTCTTCTGGACtcgttaataataaaaatatatggacTGCCAAAGATTTTCCTTGAAATTTAAAGGAAAATTACATGAAGTTATTGATGAGTTTAAATCATTCagggtaaaatataaatgtaattggaaattaaatgatttatatGCTTTAGCAGGACTTTAATAAACTCGCAATtatcaaaaactaattaaggttttttaaaaaaaagttagtaccgtatttaaaaaattttttgaatttaaatccaaCTCAATATCTTGATTAATTACAtagatcatatatttttaaatactcacattgtattttcatttaaaattacgctttaatttttttaattatcaacaaatcgacattcatttaaaattcatgaattttattaaatttccacGACAATTATCTCcgaaaatcgttaaaatttttaacagcaACTTTCATATatcaaacaaattaaattcattgaCATATAGTTCGTGTCTCCAGACAACCTAATTTTCCTCTTCGTACTTAttcttcatttaaataaattagcaataaaaattattgattttctatttaaaaatattaatcaacaCGAAGTGTAGAAAAAATCTGAATGATATGAACTCTTATcataaaagaaattaaaatctcAATCCTGTTTCATGCCAACAATTCGTGATTTCCCTCAATAGACAACCGAGGATCAGATTTTCTTCATCTAAATTTTAAACcagcgtttttttttacagtgggAACATCGTAATCGAGACGAAATTCTTCGATGACAATTTGCTGGTATCGACAAGCCGAGTGCGCCTTTTTTACGTTTAaagtacaaagaaaaaaaaaattaatatattaaattattccattaatttcttaataaaatttaataatcgatattaaaaataatttctaagtaGTTAATCGAGgtgagttaattaattattcttttttgtGTATGTGCGATACAATTACGTACTGCACACTCATTAAAAAAGTATGATATCTATTCACGTATCTCAATTATGTGATTGCATttacgtataatttttttctatttatttattaactgataattaatcttacatttaattaataagtaaacaAACAAACAGAATAAtggtattataattatatataataattactttgaaCCGAGGACcagtttataatattatatatatatttacgagTGATGTAATATTAGTTTTGTACAtatcaacattatttttacgtttgttctattttaaacaattataattataattataatgcagatgttaaataaataaattttcaattatttattcctgtatattattgttctcatatatttttatgatttttttaaacctaAATCGatgctctataaaaaaatttggttcaTATATTTTCCTAAGTCCCGTGTgctgtattaatttttagttatgaTGTCAATCGTTGGTAATTTGGAGCAACAAATTGCAAGTTTGCAAATTGATAAtggaaataattcaaatgataTTAGTACGAGTAATAGTGGAAATATTGTCAaacaagtcaaaaaaatagGCCCTGCTGTGCCGCCGAAACCGAAAAAATCACAACCGCAGGTCAGTAAAGTCTTGTACTAACTCTGGCTAAATGGTTATTGGAAATGGTCTAGAAGTGGGACTGCAcacatttttaaaagctccgtgTGCTTACATTTGAAATGtctataaataaactttttctacGTGTTCAGTTACACGGCGGATTTAATTTTCTGGCCTTAGTTTTGTCTATAACACATGATATCTATCCAAGCCTTGCACCTAAAGGCCAAGAAGTTGATTAATATATCATGgaatcttaaaaattttcaaaaataaatttttaaatatataataataatttttatataaagccgtaagatggacggtggagtTTTAGAGGCTGATCTAAGAGCTACAATAATTTCGAGCTCTTGAGTACTTGAAAATTGACgtatttctgttatttcattaatttttcggGGTGCAAAAGCTCATCTGGCACTAAGACGCAAGTAATTTGGCCGGTATCAGCTTCCCTTTACTAGTATAGTGCACAGCGAAGTCCGCTACAGGGTTTTGGCTCAGTTCGTACCAGTATAAGTTGCAGTCCAAGGCAAGAGTACGTCAGCTCAGCCTCGCTGACGAGTCCGTTAACGCACTCGGGACGAAACTACTGCCTATTATGGCACATAAACatattacttaaatttttggtgGCTGATTCAAGAGTCAATACagagaaaaataagaaaattatgtcAAAATCTACacgcggaaaaaaataatttcttggtgcaaaaaatattttgcattctgaaatgaaaacaaaaattttcttaggactagaaaaactcaagaaaatttttgttttcaacttataatgcgaaaaatttcctgagaccagtaaaaatttttttgggtcgagtaaaattttttgcatcaagaaatcattttttttctgtgtacggtTGCACGGgacttgaaattttcaaagataataTTGaagttaaagaaatttttactttattactttacattaattttaatttttgtaggaCAGACAGATAATAATTCAACAATCATTGAAATATttactgataaaatttattatcaaattataaatacaaagccatacataaagataataataatcaacaaATCTCAATAAAGATTCATTGCATAAAAACAAATCTtatagtcatatatatatatttttttttatcgattacaAATATccattaactatttattatttatcacaatagatattttaataacaatccTAATTTACTGGAATAATTATACGGATGTATGTGTGCGTTTTAACAGCcaagtaatttaatataaatgtcaatgtaaatgtattcaattattactaCGTAATAAAATGTTCATAAGTAAGCAATAGCCCACTTTTGATAATCGTCTTAGTCTTGATTTTTATCAGTCACTATTATTGTAGCCAAATAattgtattcaaaatttatctaaatctCTTACATATTATAGTAACAAATGTTAtcattatgattaattttgtaaatgtttgGAATAAGTAGGGCTTGTTGGTACTCTTTCTagaggaaattcaatttccaacaattttcaactgattaaattttttcgtaggaGTGATAGTTTACGAGATAAATGTACTGGGTACTTACAAaggttaataatataattaatttggtaaattttaagaataagTAGGGCTTGTTGGTACTCTTTCcagaggaaatttaatttccaacaatttttaactgattaaattttttcgaaggaGTGATAGTTTGAGAGATAAATGTACTGGGTACTCATAAATGTTATTAATATGATTAATTTGGTAAAAATTAGGAATAAGTAGGGCTTGTTGGTACTCGTTCcagaggaaatttaattttaaacaattttcaactgattaaattttttcgtaggaGTGTTAGTTTAAGAGATAAATATACTGGGTACTTACAAATGTTGTCAATAtgattaattttgtaaatgttgGGAATAAGTAGGGCTTGTTGGTACTCTTTCcagaggaaatttaatttccaacaatttttaactgattaaatttttccgtaGGAGTAATAGTTTGGCAGATAAATATGACAAGTAATTTTTGatacttaaattttgttttgattataattaaatctaatactttatttaatttaaaataataataataaaatatatcataaaaaatacaaatactaaaaaaaaatattcagcaCTTTCTCtcaaaaatactgaaaaaataaactattggAATgtttataaacttataaactaataatataaacgaataaaaatatggcaccttgatttaattttataattcagtAGTCATATGAGAAGTGAGTGCCTGTACACGTTTTGCGTTGCAGCTCTTGCAGAGAACATGATCATCAAGCGGATAGCAGCCACTGCCTTCGGCGTCTGATGACAAACGCAGCCCGCAGTCCTCGCACTTGTAACACTGAATATGAAAGCTGCGGTCGAGAGCCACGACTCTGACGGTCTCATCCTGTCCAGGCTCCGGCATAATCGGAAGCTTGCAGACGCAGCAACGGGGAGCAAATTTTTTGTGGAAGCACTGGATGCAGTGGATCTGATTGGTCGCGTCGACAGTGAAGGGAATCCCGTCCAAACTTTGCCCGCAGACGACGCAAGTAAAACAAGATGGATGATAGGGTTTGCCAGTCGCGCGCAAAATGCGATCGAGAATTGGCCGGGTGCAGACGCAACATTTTTCTAAAGTATTCAAATAGTCTTCCTCACAGTAGGGCTTGCCCTCGAGTGAATAAAAAGGCTTCCCCTGTAAATTAACGCGGCAGACAAAGCAGCAGAAACAGTCGATATGAAAAACTTTGTCCATTGCCGAGCATCCGGTGCCTTCACCTTCGACTTTTTTCCCGCAGTGAGCGCAAATCCCGTAAATGTCACTGTCGTCTTGGTTGTCTTCCATTCCCTGGACTAGTAAATCTGTAAGAGTGTCAACTTCTTTTACGGGAGAGACTTTACCTGGAGGCTGAGTACTCGCTGACCCGTACCCGGAGTACATGGAGTAGTTGCAGGACAGCTGGGAAGGCGGCCGCGGGTTTATTGGCTCGTAGATCGACTCGTAAGTTGAGCTGGACTGGGAACTGGGTCCGTAGATGTCATTTGGGTAGtcgtggtggtggtggtgatgGTGGTCTGGGGGGTAATCTGTCTGATGATGGGGGTCGTAGGTAGCGCGGCGAAGTTCGCTGTAGCTCGATGACACGGGACTTGGTGGCGGTGGTAATTCTTCCGGGGGCGGTGGAAATGACCCGGGAACGCAGGAAATGTATTCTGTGGGCTCTGGTGGTGGTGGCAGATCATCTAGAAGTTTTATTGTGAGTAATTAGACAGAGGCAATGtctgggtttttttttttttttttaattactgtgtAAATTAGGGCGCGAATGATTTGAACTTACGatcattttgaaattttgaattattcgcgGGCTTTTGAACTGGTTGAGAAAttagaaatgtttttttggaAGTGGgagttaaattttgagtttcttgaaaaattcggaattaataacaaatttttgaaataattttttttaattaacgcaagtttgataaaaattacaggTTGGAAGTTCGAATAAAATATGTGGGATTTAATCGAATAATGTGGAaatttaagaataattttaaaatttacgaataatggaataattcgaataattCTATCAGTTAAAATAGTTCGAAAATTGAcgtataatttgaatttttctaataattcgaAAACTACCGGATGCTTTGaattcgaataatttttaaataattttaaaattgatgaaTAATTCTATCAGTTCGAATACTTAATAAATGtacgaataattttaaaactggcGGCAATTTCGAATaatccgaaaatttaaaaataattcgaaaatcgACGAATACTTTGAATTCGAATAATTCCGTCagttcaaataattcgaaaatttacgaatGATTGGAACTTTTCGAATCATTTGAAAGCTAATGGATACTTCGAATTCGAATAATTCTGCCAATTCGAATacttcgaaaatttacaaagaattcaaaaactgATGAATACTTCGATCTCAAATAATTCCATCAATTCGAAAACTGACAAATACTTCGAATTCGAATAATTCCGTGAGCTCAAGATTCGaaaaattacgaataattggaatttttcgaataattcgaaagctGATGATACTTCGaattcgaataatttttaaataattcaaaaattaatgaattctTCGAATACTATCtaattcgaaaattgacaaatacttcgaataattcaaaaactaacggataattctataaatttcaaaacctACAAATACTTCGAactgaataatttgaaaaatttacaaataattcgaataaattttaactattCTCCCACTCTCAGTACAAATGAATTTGTCagaagttattttatttgtttctaAACTTACCTCGAGCATTTGTTATATTCGAATAAGTATTTTCCGGTTTATTCCACTGGATGTTACTGTAAATAATATCTTTCTCCTTTATCGAATTTATCGGCGTTGGTACGGGTATCGGTACAGCTGGTTCAACATTACTGTAAACAACATTGCGTGTTGCACGTGTTGATCTATCGTCAACTAAAACTGGCGCCTGAGGTGCCGGAATGTTGCCAccgatattcaaataataatttttgtcttcGTATCGAGGATTTACTGTTATATTGCTGTTGATTTTGTTTACCTCAGCGCGTTTGCCATTGAAATTTTCCAGTTCGTTGCTGTACAAATGGTCGTTTTGATAGAAGTTttcattattgtaataattccGAGCATCCGGTCTTGTTGAATTCGTTGTTATCAATGACTGCGACGAAGACGGAGGCTGCGATCCCGGTAATCCGGAAGTGTATGAATTCTTTTCAGTATTAGGCGGCACGAATGGCAACGGCGTGTTggcgtaataattatttattttttcattcaattgcGTATTGTTTAAGACGGTACTGTATGACGGCGTTGACGGCGATTTTATTGTGTAACTTTGCGGTACCTggaaatgtaaaattaatttttttttactcaacagtcatcatttttttttataattgaaaccTGCTCCGGTAGAAAATAATCAGGCAATTAAATATAAGTGGGACTGCCTGTACTTTTAATAagcaaaaatcaaattttgtttttaaattttcccgcaTTTTTTAGAGGACGCGTACTGGTCTCCGCGTAGAAGTTTTTGGTCGTGGTgtagaaaaattcaattatatatatattgctttgaactaaaattttttagagtatGTGTCGGcgaattgaaaatatttttgcttaaTGAGTTCTTTCTTAAgcatcaattatttataaagtatGAAAGTATTATacataaagtaaaaatttctttaacttCAATATTATCTTCGAAATTTTCAAGTCCCGTGCAaccgtacacagaaaaaaaataatttcttgatacaaaaaattttactcgccccaagaaaatttttacttgtcccaggaaattttttgcattataagttgaaagcaaaaattttcttgagtttttctagtcctaagaaaatttttgttgtcaTTTCagaatgcaaaatatttcttgcaccaagaaattatttttttccgcgtGTACATTTTgacataattttcttatttttctctGTATTGACTCTGGAATCAGCcaccaaaaatttaagtaatatGTATATGTGCCATAATAGGTAGTAGTTTCGTCCCGAGTGCGTTAACGGACG
This sequence is a window from Microplitis mediator isolate UGA2020A chromosome 3, iyMicMedi2.1, whole genome shotgun sequence. Protein-coding genes within it:
- the LOC130664944 gene encoding thyroid receptor-interacting protein 6 produces the protein MMSNVGNLEQQIASLQIDNGNNSNDISTSNSGNIVKQVKKIGPAVPPKPKKSQPQVPQSYTIKSPSTPSYSTVLNNTQLNEKINNYYANTPLPFVPPNTEKNSYTSGLPGSQPPSSSQSLITTNSTRPDARNYYNNENFYQNDHLYSNELENFNGKRAEVNKINSNITVNPRYEDKNYYLNIGGNIPAPQAPVLVDDRSTRATRNVVYSNVEPAVPIPVPTPINSIKEKDIIYSNIQWNKPENTYSNITNARDDLPPPPEPTEYISCVPGSFPPPPEELPPPPSPVSSSYSELRRATYDPHHQTDYPPDHHHHHHHDYPNDIYGPSSQSSSTYESIYEPINPRPPSQLSCNYSMYSGYGSASTQPPGKVSPVKEVDTLTDLLVQGMEDNQDDSDIYGICAHCGKKVEGEGTGCSAMDKVFHIDCFCCFVCRVNLQGKPFYSLEGKPYCEEDYLNTLEKCCVCTRPILDRILRATGKPYHPSCFTCVVCGQSLDGIPFTVDATNQIHCIQCFHKKFAPRCCVCKLPIMPEPGQDETVRVVALDRSFHIQCYKCEDCGLRLSSDAEGSGCYPLDDHVLCKSCNAKRVQALTSHMTTEL